The Nitrosopumilus cobalaminigenes genome contains a region encoding:
- the thiL gene encoding thiamine-phosphate kinase, whose translation MKKLDETEIIKIFQKGLGKKKFESEDVEILNFDKVKIIAKIDTLVESTDIPSKMKLSDAARKSVVACVSDFASKGVKPKYGMISINLPKTISRLKINEIVSGFKKACKEYDISFLGGDTNEGKEIVFNVCLFGITDKIVTRKDSKKKDLIFVTGPFGYTSAGLNMLLGKKRGKETFVKKAIKSVIKPKPRLEFGLKNKKYFSSSMDSSDGLSTTLNEMSKLSKNKFIINKIPALRDLQDFSKNYRLNLDDLVFNGGEEYEFVFTTSSNNRNVIEKNAKLLKIPIIEIGFVTTGKGVYLENESRLIRLKDLGWKHLK comes from the coding sequence ATGAAAAAATTAGATGAAACTGAAATAATTAAAATTTTTCAGAAGGGATTAGGTAAGAAAAAGTTTGAATCTGAGGATGTAGAAATTTTAAACTTTGACAAAGTAAAGATAATAGCAAAAATAGACACACTAGTTGAAAGTACAGATATTCCATCAAAAATGAAATTATCTGATGCTGCAAGGAAAAGTGTCGTAGCATGTGTTAGTGATTTTGCCTCAAAAGGAGTCAAACCAAAATACGGAATGATTTCAATTAATCTTCCAAAGACAATTTCACGCTTAAAAATAAACGAAATTGTGTCAGGTTTCAAAAAAGCCTGTAAAGAATATGATATTTCATTTCTAGGTGGAGATACTAACGAAGGTAAAGAAATTGTGTTTAACGTATGTCTTTTTGGAATTACAGACAAAATAGTCACGAGAAAAGATTCAAAGAAGAAAGATCTGATATTTGTGACAGGTCCATTTGGTTATACTTCAGCAGGGCTGAATATGTTGTTAGGAAAGAAACGTGGAAAAGAAACTTTTGTAAAAAAAGCTATAAAATCAGTCATCAAACCAAAACCTAGACTTGAATTTGGCTTAAAAAATAAAAAATATTTTTCATCATCAATGGATTCTAGTGATGGATTATCTACAACATTAAATGAAATGTCAAAACTTAGTAAAAACAAGTTTATCATAAACAAAATTCCAGCTTTGAGGGATTTACAAGATTTTTCCAAAAATTATAGATTAAATTTGGATGATTTAGTTTTTAATGGTGGAGAAGAATATGAGTTTGTTTTTACTACATCGTCAAATAACAGAAACGTTATTGAAAAAAATGCTAAATTGTTAAAAATTCCAATTATTGAAATAGGTTTTGTCACAACAGGCAAGGGCGTTTATCTAGAAAATGAAAGTAGGTTGATTCGCTTAAAAGATTTAGGTTGGAAACATCTCAAATAA
- a CDS encoding 30S ribosomal protein S11, producing MSEVESEVKEVPVEETEAVVEETEAVVEQVESKAQPETKKEGPEKWGIAHIYSSYNNTIIHMTDLTGGETVSISSGGIHVNADRYESSPFAAMKAANAVVESARTKGFTGFHIRVRAVGGVGSRVPGPGAQAAIRALARGGFKIGRIDDVTPIPHDTTRKKGGKRGRRV from the coding sequence TTGTCAGAAGTCGAATCTGAGGTAAAAGAAGTACCAGTCGAAGAGACTGAAGCTGTAGTAGAAGAAACAGAGGCAGTAGTAGAGCAAGTAGAATCAAAGGCTCAACCAGAGACTAAAAAAGAAGGCCCTGAAAAATGGGGAATTGCCCACATTTACAGTAGTTATAATAATACAATTATTCACATGACCGACCTAACAGGTGGAGAAACAGTTTCCATCAGTTCTGGTGGAATTCATGTCAATGCAGACAGATACGAATCATCACCATTTGCTGCAATGAAAGCTGCAAATGCAGTAGTTGAATCTGCAAGAACAAAAGGATTTACAGGATTTCACATCAGAGTTCGCGCTGTAGGTGGAGTTGGTTCCAGAGTTCCTGGTCCAGGTGCACAAGCTGCAATTAGAGCATTAGCAAGAGGCGGATTCAAAATTGGAAGAATTGATGACGTAACACCAATTCCTCATGATACCACCAGAAAGAAAGGTGGAAAAAGAGGAAGAAGAGTCTAG
- a CDS encoding DNA-binding protein — MSEEDSELERLKARRLAEMQKNISTKQEPEPTSTTKEIITENPRDHVVKILGFRGLEVLENAESQFPTETKMIVDKLSELIKTGEINESLDGGKLLSLFRSVGLNVRMATKINVEQDGKFVSLSDKFSNKSSGDE, encoded by the coding sequence TTGAGCGAAGAAGATTCTGAACTTGAAAGACTAAAGGCAAGGAGACTTGCAGAGATGCAGAAAAATATTTCTACAAAACAAGAACCTGAACCCACATCAACTACAAAAGAAATCATCACTGAAAATCCTAGAGATCATGTTGTCAAAATCCTTGGATTTAGAGGATTGGAAGTTTTAGAAAATGCTGAATCACAATTTCCAACTGAAACTAAAATGATTGTAGACAAATTATCTGAATTAATTAAAACTGGTGAAATTAATGAAAGTCTAGATGGAGGAAAACTATTGAGCTTGTTTAGATCAGTTGGATTGAATGTCAGGATGGCTACAAAAATTAATGTAGAACAAGATGGAAAATTTGTTTCGTTGAGTGATAAATTTAGTAATAAATCATCTGGTGATGAATGA
- a CDS encoding RtcB family protein — protein MSSTNPRKIGENQYQIDADSNLGMKVPVRIYADESLMQKMLSDRTIMQARNVASIPGIVGHSVVLPDGHEGYGFPVGGVAAMDAEEGMISPGGVGYDINCGVRLLRSNLTEDMVRSKLKELVTDLFSSIPSGVGSKGAVKLTHSELDEVLVKGVNWAIDHGYGSSDDADVCEENGQIQNADPNKVSDKARKRGAPQLGSLGSGNHFLEVQKVAEIHDEEAAKRMGIEEGTITTLIHCGSRGFGHQVCSDYLRVSEQAMEKYDINLPDRELACVPNNSEEGESYRKAMFSALNFAWSNRQMLTHWTRNSFQRVFNQSESDLDMKLVYDVAHNIAKVEKHKVDGQDRKLVVHRKGATRAFPANRDEIPSRYRDLGQPVLVPGSMGTASWILLGQPNSMDLSFGSTAHGAGRTMSRSKARRNFTENDVKKSLNDKGIFIKALTRDGVVEETPQAYKDVDSVVNVSHNLGIATKVAKLVPIGVIKG, from the coding sequence ATGTCCTCTACCAATCCAAGAAAAATTGGAGAAAATCAATATCAAATTGATGCAGATTCCAATCTTGGAATGAAAGTTCCAGTTCGGATTTATGCTGATGAATCTCTAATGCAGAAAATGCTCTCAGATAGAACAATCATGCAGGCACGAAATGTTGCTTCTATACCTGGTATAGTTGGACATAGTGTTGTATTACCTGACGGTCATGAAGGTTATGGTTTTCCTGTTGGTGGAGTTGCAGCAATGGATGCAGAAGAAGGAATGATTAGTCCTGGAGGTGTTGGATATGATATCAATTGTGGTGTTAGATTACTTCGTTCTAATTTAACAGAAGATATGGTTCGTTCAAAACTAAAAGAACTTGTAACTGATCTATTTAGCTCAATTCCTTCCGGTGTAGGTTCTAAAGGTGCTGTAAAACTTACTCATTCAGAACTTGATGAAGTTTTAGTTAAAGGAGTTAACTGGGCAATTGATCATGGTTATGGTTCATCAGATGATGCTGATGTTTGTGAAGAAAATGGACAAATTCAAAATGCTGATCCAAACAAAGTTTCTGATAAAGCAAGAAAACGTGGAGCACCTCAATTAGGAAGTTTAGGTTCTGGTAATCACTTTCTTGAAGTTCAAAAAGTTGCAGAAATACATGATGAAGAAGCAGCAAAAAGAATGGGAATTGAAGAAGGAACAATTACAACTTTAATTCATTGTGGTTCTAGGGGATTTGGTCATCAGGTATGTAGTGATTATCTTAGAGTTTCTGAACAAGCTATGGAAAAATATGATATCAATTTACCCGACAGGGAACTTGCATGTGTTCCAAATAATTCTGAAGAAGGTGAGTCATATAGAAAAGCAATGTTTTCAGCATTAAATTTTGCATGGAGTAATAGACAAATGCTAACGCATTGGACTAGAAATTCATTTCAACGTGTTTTCAATCAGTCTGAATCTGATCTTGATATGAAATTAGTTTATGATGTTGCTCATAATATTGCTAAAGTAGAAAAACACAAAGTTGATGGCCAAGATCGAAAATTAGTAGTTCATAGAAAAGGTGCAACTAGAGCATTTCCTGCAAATCGCGATGAAATACCATCTAGATATCGAGATTTAGGTCAGCCTGTATTGGTTCCAGGTTCAATGGGAACTGCAAGCTGGATTTTACTTGGTCAGCCAAATTCAATGGATTTGAGTTTTGGCTCTACTGCTCATGGCGCAGGTAGAACAATGTCGAGATCTAAGGCTAGGCGGAATTTTACAGAGAATGATGTTAAAAAATCACTCAATGACAAGGGCATATTTATCAAAGCATTAACTCGAGATGGTGTTGTGGAAGAAACTCCTCAAGCCTACAAAGATGTTGATTCTGTAGTTAACGTATCTCATAATCTGGGAATTGCCACAAAAGTTGCTAAATTAGTGCCTATTGGTGTGATTAAAGGTTGA
- a CDS encoding universal stress protein encodes MGIQIKKILVPLDGSSNSFRGLDVAIHMARDSHATITGLYVAGIVKPRTNDPITPLEKILLGHAQKIMKKAKLKAAKKGILFFDRVSYGDDGKRIVEVADKQNFDLIVIGSRGMGAAKEIFLGSTSNYVLHKSKKPVLVVK; translated from the coding sequence ATGGGAATCCAAATTAAAAAAATTCTTGTACCTTTAGACGGTTCATCTAATTCTTTTAGGGGTCTTGATGTTGCAATTCACATGGCAAGAGATTCCCATGCTACTATTACTGGTCTTTATGTTGCAGGAATTGTAAAACCACGAACAAATGATCCTATTACTCCATTAGAGAAAATTTTGTTAGGACACGCTCAAAAAATTATGAAAAAAGCCAAGTTGAAGGCAGCCAAAAAAGGAATTTTGTTTTTTGATAGAGTATCTTATGGTGATGATGGTAAAAGGATAGTTGAAGTTGCAGATAAACAGAATTTTGATCTAATTGTAATTGGTTCCAGAGGAATGGGTGCAGCAAAAGAAATTTTCTTAGGTAGTACTTCCAACTATGTTCTCCATAAATCCAAGAAGCCTGTCCTGGTAGTGAAATAG
- a CDS encoding CBS domain-containing protein, giving the protein MTNGKTTTIADVMTKSVISVDASITVNEAAKMMEDAKVGAVIVMENNSPVGIVTDRDFSVKVVAHAYQITEPVKQIMSSPLFSINSDEPIRIAADLMHDRGIRKLPVIDNGKVVGIVTATDIVNLLAVSVEEDMRDMYFHSVAKIYTNYSPYN; this is encoded by the coding sequence ATGACAAATGGAAAAACAACAACTATAGCAGATGTAATGACTAAATCAGTAATTTCAGTAGATGCTTCAATCACAGTAAATGAAGCAGCAAAAATGATGGAAGATGCAAAAGTAGGTGCAGTGATTGTAATGGAAAACAATTCACCAGTAGGAATTGTAACAGACAGAGATTTTTCAGTTAAAGTTGTGGCTCATGCTTATCAAATAACAGAACCTGTAAAACAAATAATGTCATCTCCATTATTTTCAATTAATTCTGATGAACCAATAAGGATTGCAGCAGATTTGATGCACGACAGAGGAATAAGAAAATTACCAGTAATTGATAACGGAAAGGTCGTAGGAATAGTTACTGCAACAGATATTGTGAATTTATTGGCCGTATCAGTAGAGGAAGATATGAGAGACATGTATTTTCATTCAGTAGCAAAAATTTATACAAATTATAGTCCATATAATTAG
- the purB gene encoding adenylosuccinate lyase — protein MAILPIDNGRYGTKEMMEIFSEQKKVDYQLEIEGAAAISQSEIGMISKSVGKEIHRAALSGKITAKRIKQLEAKSDHDTAALVESLSEKCSKNARPWIHYGLTSNDLVDTSNSMQMRDALQIIEPKVAKMASILAKKAVKHSKIPAVGRTHGQHASIISFGLKFANWAAEMAKHVERIEEIKKRILICKTLGVVGTGSLMGAKSLKVQKRAAKRLKLFPAEVTTQVVPRERYAEYVFELALIGATLEKIAIEIRNLQRTEIGEVAEQFKKGQMGSSAVPVKRNPIKSERVSSLSKLVRSQVAVAFENIPLWHERDLSNSANERFVIPTVSILVDEMLETMTRIVSNLMVNEKRIVDNLYITKGQIFAEFVLEALIKKGIPRFEAYRDVQRVAFEANDKGMFYKDAIKNDKAFSSKLTEKEIDAIFSPEKHLGASPAIISNVEKSVKKTVQKFI, from the coding sequence TTGGCAATTTTACCTATTGATAATGGTCGATATGGGACCAAGGAAATGATGGAAATTTTCAGTGAACAAAAGAAAGTAGATTATCAATTAGAGATCGAAGGGGCAGCTGCTATTTCCCAAAGTGAGATAGGAATGATCTCAAAGAGTGTAGGTAAAGAAATTCACAGGGCTGCATTATCAGGAAAAATTACTGCAAAAAGAATCAAGCAGTTAGAAGCAAAGAGTGATCACGATACAGCCGCTTTAGTAGAATCACTTAGTGAAAAATGTTCTAAAAATGCAAGACCTTGGATTCACTATGGTCTTACAAGTAATGATTTAGTTGATACAAGTAATTCAATGCAGATGAGAGATGCATTGCAAATTATTGAACCCAAAGTTGCAAAGATGGCATCAATTCTTGCAAAGAAAGCTGTGAAACATTCAAAGATTCCAGCAGTTGGCAGAACACATGGACAACATGCAAGTATTATTTCATTTGGATTAAAATTTGCAAATTGGGCTGCAGAGATGGCAAAGCATGTAGAACGTATTGAAGAGATTAAGAAAAGAATTTTGATTTGTAAAACATTAGGTGTTGTCGGTACAGGCTCACTAATGGGTGCAAAATCACTTAAAGTACAAAAAAGAGCTGCTAAACGATTAAAATTATTCCCAGCAGAAGTTACAACACAAGTTGTTCCCAGAGAAAGATATGCAGAATATGTATTTGAATTAGCATTGATTGGGGCCACTTTGGAAAAAATTGCAATAGAGATTAGAAATTTGCAGAGAACCGAAATAGGAGAAGTTGCTGAACAATTTAAGAAAGGTCAAATGGGAAGCAGTGCAGTTCCAGTAAAAAGAAATCCAATAAAGAGTGAACGTGTATCATCATTATCAAAGTTAGTAAGAAGTCAAGTTGCAGTTGCATTTGAAAATATTCCATTATGGCATGAACGTGATTTATCAAATTCAGCAAATGAGCGATTTGTAATTCCAACTGTATCAATTCTAGTTGATGAAATGTTAGAAACTATGACCAGAATTGTTTCAAACTTGATGGTAAATGAGAAAAGAATAGTAGATAATCTCTACATTACAAAGGGGCAAATCTTTGCAGAGTTTGTTTTAGAGGCCTTAATCAAAAAAGGAATTCCAAGATTTGAAGCATATAGAGATGTTCAGAGAGTAGCATTTGAGGCAAATGACAAAGGAATGTTTTACAAAGATGCAATCAAAAATGATAAAGCATTTTCTTCAAAGTTAACTGAAAAAGAAATTGATGCGATATTCTCACCAGAAAAACACCTTGGTGCATCACCTGCAATTATTAGCAATGTAGAGAAATCAGTAAAGAAAACAGTTCAGAAATTTATCTAG
- a CDS encoding asparagine synthase C-terminal domain-containing protein, with protein MDDMNKKLLDNIKNSISETVKVKKIGIAFSGGVDSTLISKICSDMDFDVTLLTIGFSESHDILFAKHVNEFLKYPHHILEIDPDTFASISSKINQTIKTDNLSWNENCIAFHYVSKLANSLGLDTVITANGIDELFCGYNAYREAFSGGASKIHEVMTAKLDNELKMMKAVNLVASEFGVRILQPLLSEKFIEYAKTVPISEKIHDSEDLYRKHIIRKLASEVNVPELSCTKRKKALQYGTKIHKSLLKTR; from the coding sequence ATGGATGATATGAACAAAAAATTACTTGATAATATCAAGAATTCTATCTCTGAAACTGTCAAAGTAAAGAAAATTGGAATTGCTTTTTCTGGCGGAGTTGACAGTACATTAATTTCAAAAATTTGCTCAGACATGGATTTTGATGTTACATTACTTACAATTGGATTTTCAGAATCACATGATATTTTATTTGCAAAACATGTCAATGAATTTCTAAAATACCCTCATCATATTTTAGAAATTGATCCAGACACATTTGCATCCATTTCTTCAAAAATTAATCAAACAATAAAGACTGATAATTTATCTTGGAATGAAAACTGTATTGCTTTTCATTATGTTTCAAAACTGGCAAATTCTTTAGGACTTGATACTGTAATTACTGCAAATGGGATAGATGAATTATTTTGCGGGTATAATGCATACAGAGAAGCGTTTTCTGGTGGAGCATCAAAAATCCATGAAGTAATGACTGCTAAACTAGATAACGAACTCAAAATGATGAAGGCTGTTAATTTAGTTGCATCTGAATTTGGAGTAAGAATACTCCAGCCATTACTCTCTGAAAAATTTATCGAATATGCAAAAACTGTTCCTATATCTGAAAAAATACATGATTCAGAAGATCTATATCGCAAACATATTATTCGAAAATTAGCCAGCGAAGTTAATGTTCCAGAACTTTCTTGTACAAAACGAAAAAAAGCATTACAATATGGTACTAAAATTCACAAGTCTTTACTGAAAACTAGATAA
- a CDS encoding 4a-hydroxytetrahydrobiopterin dehydratase has product MMRLSQLDIEEQLKNLSGWSVVNEKLHKEFQFDSFNQAFGFMTRAAMEIEKMNHHPEWFNVYNRITVELTTHDAGGITKNDVNLAKILNSLAQ; this is encoded by the coding sequence ATGATGCGATTATCTCAACTAGATATCGAGGAGCAATTAAAAAATCTCTCAGGATGGAGTGTTGTTAATGAAAAACTACACAAGGAATTTCAATTTGATAGTTTCAATCAGGCATTTGGTTTTATGACCAGAGCAGCAATGGAAATTGAAAAAATGAATCACCATCCAGAGTGGTTTAACGTGTACAATAGAATAACTGTAGAATTGACAACTCATGACGCTGGCGGGATCACAAAAAATGATGTCAATCTGGCTAAAATTCTAAATTCTTTAGCACAGTAA
- a CDS encoding 6-pyruvoyl trahydropterin synthase family protein, which produces MSSSPTILDSDFRYIDKKGNLLKTRTELTVAQMLTFLEQDYEYNHKVTLKNGTEVVIDFKTEKGLIEVIDTDEDIEKYKQVKEDFPENKVMAIGHAKYVAQIKELQDVVFYDKTPQTGSIFLEDASFSFDYAHILPLVEKCSILHGHTSSVMVELVGQMKDNLLLDFGEAKKIIKEVVNVFDHKFFINRKYLKKEDESHYQIQFEGPKGMFELQVPKNTTYLLEGEATVENLSSEIIKLLVPKMPSNVEAVGVYIYEGYNKGSHIISNIER; this is translated from the coding sequence ATGTCTTCAAGTCCTACAATTTTAGATTCAGATTTTAGATATATTGATAAAAAGGGGAATTTGCTCAAAACTAGAACAGAATTAACAGTAGCTCAAATGCTTACATTTCTTGAACAGGATTACGAATACAATCACAAGGTCACCCTAAAGAACGGAACTGAAGTAGTAATTGATTTTAAAACCGAAAAGGGATTGATTGAGGTTATTGATACCGATGAAGATATTGAAAAATACAAACAGGTCAAAGAAGATTTTCCTGAAAATAAAGTAATGGCTATAGGACATGCAAAATATGTTGCACAGATTAAAGAATTACAAGATGTTGTATTCTATGATAAAACTCCACAGACAGGATCTATATTTTTAGAAGATGCATCATTCTCTTTTGATTATGCACATATTCTTCCACTAGTTGAAAAATGTTCTATCCTTCATGGACATACATCTTCTGTGATGGTTGAACTTGTAGGACAAATGAAAGATAATCTTCTTTTAGATTTTGGAGAGGCCAAAAAAATTATCAAAGAAGTAGTCAATGTATTTGATCATAAATTTTTCATAAATAGAAAATATCTAAAGAAAGAAGATGAGTCACATTATCAAATACAGTTTGAAGGTCCAAAAGGAATGTTTGAGTTACAAGTTCCTAAAAATACTACATATCTATTAGAAGGTGAAGCTACAGTTGAAAATCTTTCAAGTGAAATTATCAAATTATTAGTACCAAAAATGCCATCAAATGTAGAAGCAGTAGGTGTTTACATCTATGAAGGTTACAATAAAGGATCTCATATTATTTCAAACATAGAAAGATAG
- a CDS encoding valine--tRNA ligase, with amino-acid sequence MDPKISEKAWNPELEKKILKQWDEEKIYDFTPQDDNYTIDTPPPYPSGRPWHIGAAAHYSQIDMIARTARMAGKNVYFPIGIDRNGLPVELYTEKKHKIRMRETERGEFLNLCREALDDLEAEMILIMKSLGLSGDFANYYRTDSEEYRTLTQSTFIDLWKKGQVYLANRPNNYDWVSGTTIADAEIIYEDLPTKLVYMKFKIKDTDKEIVIASTRPELLCACRTIIVNPEDERYSQYIGKKIIVPITNTEVELRTHHSAQQEFGSGAVMVCSYGDQNDVALFRELELEEIVAIGLDGRMTEVAGEYTGLKPKQARTKIIEDLETKGFLDKVEDIVHRTPVSERSKTPIEIIPMEEYYLKQKEAVGKIKKLGEEITFHPSMHKQILMNWLESINIDWPISRRRYYGTEIPIWYCKNCSEPHVPEPGKYYRPWEEKCPISNCTKCDSTEFVGEERTFDTWMDSSVSPLFISKFNRDDEFFKKVYPASIRPQAKDIVRTWLYYTLLRCEQLTGEKPWSEAWVMGYGLDEKGMKMSKSKGNAIDPLPVIEKLGADTFRFWSASEINHGYDFRCNEQKIESTKKFLSKLWNVSRFLSSFPVIESGKLSASDEWILSELDKLVKECKKGYEDYNFFIPAIAIREFTWNVFAAHYIEMVKARAYGIDFSDEERDGAIFTLHKTLSTILKLLAPITPFITEHLWKELYSKESIHKEKHVEPENIEDKSNVTKEISEFNSKVWNEKKSQNLSLKDSIKIEIPESLEPFKKDLKSMHNLLD; translated from the coding sequence ATGGACCCTAAAATATCAGAGAAAGCATGGAATCCAGAATTAGAAAAAAAAATTCTAAAACAGTGGGATGAAGAAAAAATTTATGATTTTACACCACAAGATGACAATTATACAATAGATACACCTCCCCCTTATCCATCAGGTAGACCTTGGCACATTGGTGCTGCAGCACATTATTCACAAATTGATATGATTGCAAGAACTGCAAGAATGGCAGGCAAAAATGTCTATTTCCCAATAGGAATTGACAGAAATGGACTTCCAGTAGAACTCTACACTGAAAAAAAACACAAGATTCGAATGAGAGAAACAGAAAGAGGGGAATTTCTGAATCTATGCAGAGAAGCACTAGATGATTTAGAAGCTGAAATGATTCTCATTATGAAAAGTTTGGGCCTTAGTGGAGATTTTGCAAATTACTATAGAACAGATTCAGAAGAATACAGAACTCTTACTCAATCAACATTCATTGATTTGTGGAAGAAAGGACAAGTGTATCTTGCAAATAGACCAAACAATTACGATTGGGTATCAGGTACAACAATAGCTGATGCAGAAATAATCTATGAAGATTTACCTACAAAACTAGTTTATATGAAATTCAAAATTAAAGATACAGACAAAGAAATAGTCATTGCAAGTACAAGACCAGAGTTGCTTTGCGCATGTAGGACGATTATTGTAAATCCAGAAGATGAAAGATATTCTCAATATATTGGAAAAAAGATCATTGTTCCAATTACAAATACAGAAGTAGAATTAAGAACTCATCATTCAGCTCAACAAGAATTTGGTTCAGGTGCAGTAATGGTATGTAGCTATGGTGATCAAAACGATGTTGCATTATTTAGAGAATTAGAGTTGGAAGAAATTGTTGCAATTGGATTAGACGGAAGAATGACAGAAGTGGCAGGAGAATATACTGGATTAAAACCAAAACAAGCAAGAACCAAAATCATTGAAGATTTAGAAACAAAAGGATTTTTGGATAAGGTGGAAGATATTGTTCATAGAACACCAGTTTCAGAGAGAAGTAAAACGCCAATAGAAATTATTCCAATGGAAGAATACTATCTCAAACAAAAAGAGGCAGTTGGAAAAATTAAAAAATTAGGAGAAGAAATTACATTTCATCCATCAATGCATAAACAAATTCTAATGAATTGGCTAGAGTCAATCAATATCGACTGGCCAATCTCAAGAAGGAGGTATTATGGTACTGAAATCCCAATTTGGTACTGTAAAAACTGCTCAGAACCACATGTTCCTGAGCCTGGAAAGTACTATAGACCATGGGAGGAAAAGTGCCCAATTAGTAATTGTACTAAATGTGATTCCACTGAATTTGTGGGAGAAGAACGAACATTTGACACATGGATGGATTCTAGCGTATCTCCACTTTTCATTAGTAAATTCAACAGAGACGATGAATTTTTCAAAAAAGTGTATCCTGCATCAATTAGACCTCAAGCAAAAGATATTGTTAGAACTTGGTTATATTATACTCTCCTAAGATGTGAACAACTCACTGGAGAAAAACCTTGGTCTGAAGCTTGGGTAATGGGATATGGTTTGGATGAAAAAGGAATGAAGATGAGTAAAAGTAAAGGTAATGCAATTGATCCTTTACCTGTAATAGAAAAATTGGGTGCAGACACTTTTAGATTTTGGAGTGCAAGTGAAATTAATCACGGATATGACTTTAGATGCAATGAACAAAAAATTGAATCAACTAAAAAATTCCTTAGTAAGTTATGGAATGTGTCAAGATTTTTGTCTAGCTTCCCAGTAATTGAATCAGGTAAACTTTCTGCATCTGATGAATGGATTTTATCTGAATTAGATAAATTAGTCAAAGAATGCAAAAAAGGATATGAAGATTATAATTTCTTCATTCCAGCAATTGCAATTAGAGAATTTACATGGAATGTATTTGCTGCGCATTATATTGAAATGGTAAAAGCCAGAGCATATGGAATCGATTTCTCAGATGAGGAAAGAGATGGTGCAATATTTACACTGCACAAAACTTTATCAACAATTTTAAAATTATTAGCACCAATTACTCCATTCATTACAGAGCATCTTTGGAAAGAATTGTATTCTAAAGAAAGTATTCACAAAGAAAAACATGTTGAGCCAGAAAATATTGAAGACAAAAGTAATGTCACAAAGGAAATTTCTGAATTTAACTCAAAAGTATGGAATGAGAAAAAATCTCAAAATTTGTCATTAAAAGATTCAATTAAAATAGAAATTCCTGAATCATTGGAACCATTCAAAAAAGATTTGAAATCTATGCATAATTTGCTGGATTGA
- the pdxT gene encoding pyridoxal 5'-phosphate synthase glutaminase subunit PdxT, which produces MSLTVGVLSIQGDVQENLISAKTAVDELGIDVQVIDVRTPEEISQIDGLIIPGGESTTIGQLSLVNGSLKILKEKIQNGMPVLGICAGMIMLSNTADDRVVGKTDQPLLDIFDIKLERNSFGRQKESFESDVSLDSINIPKFNGVFIRAPSVSDVGSDVEVLSKFNDRIVAIKKGNVIGTAFHPELTEDTAIHKYFINLVNTSKN; this is translated from the coding sequence ATGAGTCTTACTGTTGGTGTATTATCCATTCAAGGAGATGTCCAAGAAAATCTTATCTCCGCAAAAACTGCTGTTGATGAATTAGGAATTGATGTACAAGTAATAGATGTAAGAACCCCTGAAGAAATCTCACAAATAGATGGTTTGATTATTCCAGGGGGAGAAAGCACCACTATTGGCCAATTATCATTAGTAAACGGTTCTCTTAAGATTCTAAAAGAAAAAATCCAAAATGGTATGCCTGTACTTGGAATTTGTGCTGGCATGATTATGTTATCAAATACAGCAGATGATCGTGTTGTTGGTAAAACTGATCAACCGTTATTGGATATTTTTGATATTAAATTAGAGAGAAATTCATTTGGAAGACAAAAAGAATCATTTGAATCCGATGTATCTTTAGATTCAATAAATATTCCAAAATTCAATGGAGTTTTCATTAGAGCACCATCTGTCTCTGATGTTGGTTCAGATGTGGAAGTATTGTCAAAATTTAATGATCGTATTGTTGCAATCAAAAAAGGAAATGTTATCGGAACTGCATTTCACCCTGAATTAACTGAAGATACTGCAATTCACAAATATTTCATCAATCTTGTAAATACCTCAAAAAATTAA